The following are from one region of the Bradyrhizobium sediminis genome:
- the addA gene encoding double-strand break repair helicase AddA has product MVMAPRPIPPAVRATQARASDPGASAFVSANAGSGKTHVLVQRVIRLLLARVPPERILCITFTKAAAANMAERVFSTLGHWVTLDDDALDAAIVEAGIARPDADLRMRARELFASALETPGGLKVQTIHALCTRLLQQFPFEANVPARFAVLDDRDQTEMMERANLAVLLEASRDPDSAAGRALMTAMASAADVTFKDVVREACLSRDHFMAWTDSAGSADAAAAQVSAALGVDPGDTIEDVEREIVEGPYLRRTGWEEIAAALDTGSKSDQDQAARLRAALVSSGATQVDEYLGVFLTDERNPRKTVVTKRFAAKNPAIGRLFEAEILRIEPLIERRRAVTARDRTQALLHIATAAAANYRREKQERGLLDYDDLIDKTLAMLDGGASAWVHYKLDRGVDHVLIDEAQDTSPRQWDIVDHIISEFTAGEGARDGVVRTVFAVGDEKQSIFSFQGAAPREFDTRRRLLHRKFEAAGLKFDPVSFNYSFRSGAAILQSVDHVFRDQEIYGSIHSVETGYPIHHSLADAGPSLIDLWELAEADDRQDIEGWRAPFDGVSVTSPEVKLSKRIQAEIKTLIESGTMTGHAGKRRPLRYGDMLVLVRRRGNAFDAVIQALKHANIPVAGADRLKLTEHIAIIDLMNLADALLLPQDDLALAVALKSPLFGLSDDDLFALAWQRKGSLRGALSLHAASNGKFADALKRLEECERRCAAGTPFAFYAWLLGGDGGRKRILRRLGHEANDALDEFLELALGYERKAPASLQGFMAWLRAADTEVKRDMEITRDEVRVMTVHGAKGLEAPVVFLVDTTSSPSDTQRLKLIHLPQDNAASHAPGVVVWAGRKADDPAEVAAAREAMLAETEDEYRRLLYVAMTRAADRLIVGGCMPGNMNNVRRNSWYDLIVKGLENSGLQLQEIERTDGVVKRYARPEDVTASTAAAAAPAAVARAELPAWLRAPAPAEPAADNLLRPSDPAADESHPVRSGESIQLRARALLRGTLVHRLLQSLPDVTAERRRDAALRYLARNAGDWSDGDREALAEAMLALIGDSRFAPVFAPDSRAEVSIAGRLERPGRPPALVSGQIDRLVVTPAEVLIVDYKTNHAPPAVEAGAPSGYVRQLALYRAVLRKLYPQRPVRAALLWTETPDLMEISPPALDAQLASIISA; this is encoded by the coding sequence ATGGTGATGGCGCCGCGCCCCATCCCCCCCGCCGTCCGCGCCACCCAGGCGCGCGCGTCCGATCCTGGGGCTTCCGCATTCGTTTCCGCCAATGCCGGTTCGGGCAAGACCCATGTGCTGGTGCAGCGGGTGATCCGGCTGCTGCTGGCGCGCGTGCCGCCGGAAAGAATCCTCTGCATCACCTTCACCAAGGCCGCCGCGGCCAACATGGCGGAGCGGGTGTTCTCCACTCTCGGCCACTGGGTCACGCTCGACGACGACGCGCTCGACGCCGCGATCGTCGAAGCGGGAATCGCGCGGCCCGATGCCGATTTGAGGATGCGCGCCCGCGAACTGTTCGCGTCCGCGCTGGAAACGCCGGGCGGGCTGAAGGTGCAGACCATCCACGCGTTGTGCACCCGGCTGCTGCAGCAATTCCCCTTCGAGGCCAATGTGCCGGCGCGCTTTGCGGTACTCGACGACCGCGACCAGACCGAGATGATGGAGCGCGCCAATCTCGCAGTGCTGCTGGAAGCGTCGCGCGATCCCGACAGCGCCGCCGGGCGCGCCCTGATGACCGCCATGGCCAGCGCCGCCGACGTCACCTTCAAGGACGTCGTGCGCGAGGCCTGTCTCAGCCGCGATCACTTCATGGCCTGGACCGACAGCGCCGGTTCCGCCGACGCGGCCGCCGCGCAAGTGTCGGCCGCGCTCGGCGTCGATCCCGGCGACACCATCGAAGATGTCGAACGCGAGATTGTCGAGGGGCCCTATCTTCGGCGAACGGGATGGGAAGAGATCGCCGCCGCACTCGACACCGGCAGTAAATCCGATCAGGACCAGGCAGCCAGGCTACGCGCGGCGCTGGTTTCTTCCGGCGCCACGCAGGTCGACGAATATCTCGGTGTTTTCCTGACCGACGAGCGCAACCCCCGCAAAACCGTGGTGACCAAACGGTTCGCCGCCAAGAACCCGGCGATCGGGCGTTTGTTCGAAGCCGAAATCCTCCGCATCGAACCGCTGATCGAGCGGCGCCGCGCGGTCACCGCGCGCGACCGCACACAAGCCCTGCTGCACATCGCCACCGCGGCGGCGGCGAATTACCGGCGCGAGAAGCAGGAACGCGGCCTGCTCGACTATGACGATCTGATCGACAAGACGCTGGCGATGCTGGACGGCGGCGCGTCGGCCTGGGTGCATTACAAGCTCGACCGCGGCGTCGACCATGTGCTGATCGACGAGGCGCAGGACACCAGCCCCCGGCAGTGGGACATCGTCGACCACATCATTTCCGAATTCACCGCCGGCGAGGGCGCGCGTGACGGCGTCGTCCGCACGGTGTTCGCGGTCGGCGACGAGAAGCAGTCGATCTTTTCGTTCCAGGGCGCGGCGCCACGGGAATTCGATACACGTCGCAGATTGCTGCACAGGAAGTTCGAGGCCGCCGGACTGAAATTCGATCCGGTGTCGTTCAACTATTCGTTCCGGTCGGGGGCGGCGATCCTGCAATCCGTCGATCATGTGTTTCGCGATCAGGAGATCTACGGCAGCATCCATTCGGTCGAGACGGGTTACCCGATCCACCATTCGCTCGCCGACGCCGGGCCCAGCCTGATCGATCTCTGGGAACTGGCGGAAGCCGACGACCGGCAGGACATCGAGGGCTGGCGCGCGCCGTTCGACGGCGTGTCCGTGACCAGTCCGGAAGTGAAGCTTTCAAAACGGATCCAGGCCGAGATCAAAACGCTGATCGAAAGCGGCACCATGACCGGCCACGCCGGCAAGCGCCGCCCGCTGCGCTACGGCGACATGCTGGTGCTGGTGCGGCGGCGCGGCAACGCCTTCGACGCCGTGATCCAGGCGCTGAAGCATGCCAATATCCCGGTCGCCGGCGCCGACCGGCTGAAATTGACCGAGCATATCGCGATCATCGACCTGATGAACCTGGCCGACGCGCTGCTACTGCCGCAGGACGACCTCGCGCTCGCGGTGGCGCTGAAGAGCCCGCTGTTCGGCCTTTCCGACGACGACCTGTTCGCACTGGCGTGGCAGCGCAAGGGATCGCTGCGCGGCGCCTTGAGTCTTCACGCCGCAAGCAACGGAAAGTTCGCGGATGCGCTGAAGCGTCTCGAAGAATGCGAGCGCCGCTGTGCCGCGGGAACGCCGTTTGCGTTCTATGCCTGGCTGCTCGGCGGCGACGGCGGCCGCAAGCGGATCCTGAGGCGGCTCGGCCATGAAGCCAATGACGCGCTCGACGAATTTCTCGAACTGGCGCTTGGCTATGAGCGCAAGGCGCCGGCCTCGCTGCAGGGCTTCATGGCGTGGCTGCGCGCGGCCGACACCGAAGTGAAGCGCGACATGGAAATCACGCGCGACGAAGTCCGCGTCATGACGGTGCACGGCGCCAAGGGACTGGAGGCGCCGGTCGTGTTCCTGGTCGACACCACGTCGTCGCCGTCCGATACGCAGCGCCTGAAACTCATCCATCTGCCGCAGGACAATGCGGCGTCGCATGCACCCGGCGTCGTGGTCTGGGCCGGCAGGAAGGCCGACGATCCCGCGGAGGTCGCGGCGGCCCGCGAGGCGATGCTGGCCGAAACCGAGGATGAGTACCGCCGCCTGCTGTATGTGGCGATGACGCGCGCGGCCGACCGCCTGATCGTCGGCGGCTGCATGCCGGGCAACATGAACAATGTGCGCAGGAATTCCTGGTACGATTTGATCGTCAAGGGCCTCGAAAATTCCGGGCTGCAGTTGCAGGAGATCGAGCGAACTGACGGCGTGGTGAAACGCTACGCGCGGCCTGAGGACGTCACGGCTTCCACAGCCGCGGCTGCGGCTCCAGCGGCAGTCGCCCGGGCCGAGTTGCCCGCCTGGTTGCGCGCGCCGGCGCCTGCGGAACCAGCCGCCGACAACCTGCTGCGCCCGTCCGACCCCGCCGCGGACGAGAGCCATCCGGTCCGGTCAGGCGAATCCATCCAGTTGCGCGCGCGGGCGCTGTTGCGCGGCACGCTGGTGCACCGGCTGCTGCAATCCCTGCCCGACGTCACAGCCGAGCGCCGCCGCGACGCGGCGCTGCGCTACCTCGCCCGCAACGCCGGCGACTGGAGCGACGGCGACCGCGAGGCGCTGGCGGAAGCCATGCTGGCGCTGATCGGGGATTCGCGTTTTGCGCCGGTGTTCGCGCCCGACAGCCGCGCCGAGGTTTCGATCGCGGGACGTCTGGAGCGGCCGGGACGGCCGCCGGCCCTGGTTTCGGGGCAGATCGACCGGCTGGTGGTGACACCGGCCGAGGTCCTGATCGTCGACTACAAGACCAACCACGCCCCGCCGGCCGTAGAGGCCGGGGCGCCGTCCGGCTATGTCCGGCAGCTCGCCCTCTACCGGGCGGTGTTGCGCAAGCTTTATCCCCAGCGGCCGGTCCGGGCCGCGCTGCTTTGGACCGAAACCCCTGATTTGATGGAGATTTCTCCCCCCGCGCTGGACGCGCAGCTCGCATCCATCATCTCGGCGTGA
- the trxA gene encoding thioredoxin encodes MAVGKVSDADFEAEVLKATGPVVVDFWAEWCGPCRMIAPALDEISGAMGDKVKIVKLNVDESPKTASKYGVMSIPTLMIFKGGEMASRQVGAAPKAKLQQWITAAV; translated from the coding sequence ATGGCCGTTGGCAAGGTTTCTGACGCCGATTTCGAAGCCGAAGTGCTCAAGGCGACCGGCCCGGTCGTGGTCGATTTCTGGGCCGAGTGGTGCGGCCCCTGCCGCATGATCGCGCCCGCGCTTGACGAGATTTCCGGCGCGATGGGCGACAAGGTCAAGATCGTGAAGCTGAACGTCGACGAGAGCCCGAAGACGGCCTCGAAGTATGGCGTGATGTCGATCCCGACTTTGATGATCTTCAAGGGCGGCGAGATGGCCTCGCGCCAGGTCGGCGCCGCGCCGAAGGCGAAGCTGCAGCAGTGGATCACCGCCGCGGTCTGA
- a CDS encoding bifunctional folylpolyglutamate synthase/dihydrofolate synthase → MNAPAAKRDQPLGELIARLSALHPKRIDLDLERMQRLLQRLDHPERQLPPVIHVAGTNGKGSTIAYLRAILEAANLRVHAYTSPYLVRLNECYRLGAAGGGALVGDEELRAALEHCERANAGAPITIFEIETAAAFCLFAQHPADVVLLEVGLGGRLDATNVVEAPMATVIAPVSMDHTEFLGQTLMTIAREKVGIVKRNVPVVCAEQAPEAIAIIEQQARRMHAPLYRAGQEWHVNVERGRLVYQDERGLMDLAAPKLFGRHQFDNAGLAIATLRALDTLKIDPAAFEAGIVGAEWPARMQRLAAGALVDQAPLDCEIWLDGGHNAEGGRVVAAALGDLEERVSRPLVVIVGMMANKDAAGFLANFAGLTRHIIAVQIPDRDNAMPPDRLADAARALGMRVETLGSVEAALRSLTRLAYEVPPRILITGSLYLAGHVLGLNGPPPG, encoded by the coding sequence GTGAACGCGCCCGCGGCAAAACGGGACCAGCCGCTCGGCGAGCTGATCGCGCGGTTGTCGGCGCTGCATCCGAAGCGCATCGATCTCGACCTCGAGCGGATGCAGCGGCTGCTGCAGCGGCTCGATCATCCCGAGCGCCAACTGCCGCCGGTGATCCACGTCGCCGGCACCAATGGCAAGGGCTCGACCATCGCGTATCTGCGCGCGATCCTGGAAGCGGCCAACCTGCGCGTCCACGCCTACACCTCGCCCTATCTGGTGCGGCTCAATGAATGCTATCGCTTAGGCGCAGCCGGCGGCGGCGCCCTGGTCGGCGATGAAGAGCTGCGCGCCGCGCTGGAACATTGCGAGCGCGCCAATGCGGGCGCTCCCATCACCATCTTTGAAATTGAAACCGCGGCGGCATTTTGCCTGTTCGCGCAGCATCCGGCCGACGTGGTGCTGCTGGAAGTCGGTCTCGGCGGGCGGCTCGACGCCACCAATGTGGTCGAGGCTCCGATGGCGACCGTGATTGCGCCGGTCAGCATGGATCACACCGAATTTCTTGGGCAAACCCTGATGACGATCGCCCGCGAAAAGGTCGGCATCGTCAAGCGCAACGTGCCGGTGGTCTGTGCCGAGCAGGCGCCGGAGGCCATCGCCATCATCGAACAACAGGCCAGGCGCATGCATGCGCCGCTGTACCGGGCCGGGCAGGAGTGGCACGTCAATGTCGAGCGTGGACGCCTGGTCTATCAGGACGAACGCGGCTTGATGGATCTGGCGGCGCCGAAACTGTTCGGCCGGCATCAGTTCGACAATGCCGGCCTCGCCATCGCCACGCTGCGTGCATTGGATACCTTGAAGATCGATCCCGCGGCGTTCGAGGCCGGCATCGTCGGCGCCGAATGGCCGGCGCGGATGCAGCGGCTGGCGGCAGGCGCGCTGGTGGACCAGGCGCCGCTGGATTGCGAGATATGGCTCGACGGCGGACACAATGCCGAGGGCGGACGTGTCGTCGCCGCAGCCCTCGGCGATCTCGAGGAGCGGGTGTCGCGTCCGCTGGTGGTCATCGTCGGCATGATGGCCAACAAGGATGCGGCCGGGTTTCTTGCCAATTTCGCCGGACTGACCCGCCACATCATCGCGGTGCAGATCCCGGATCGCGACAACGCCATGCCGCCGGACCGGCTGGCGGACGCCGCGCGTGCCCTCGGCATGCGGGTGGAAACGTTAGGCAGTGTCGAAGCCGCCTTGCGTTCGCTCACCCGCCTCGCCTACGAGGTGCCGCCGCGCATCCTGATCACGGGGTCGCTGTATCTCGCGGGACATGTGCTTGGCCTCAACGGCCCGCCGCCGGGATAG
- the accD gene encoding acetyl-CoA carboxylase, carboxyltransferase subunit beta, whose product MNWLTNVVRPKIRSILRRETPENLWIKCPDSGQLVFYKDVEANQFVIPGSNYHMRMGAVARLKSIFDNETWFDVALPEVTADPLKFRDERKYADRIKDARARTGLNDAIKVGYGKLEGAGVVIAVQDFDFMGGSLGMAAGEAIVRGLELAVEKKSPFIVFAASGGARMQEGILSLMQMPRTTVGVQMLREVKQPYIVVLTNPTTGGVTASYAMLGDVQIAEPGALIGFAGARVIEQTIREKLPEGFQRAEYLKDHGMVDMVVHRHDLRPTLARLCRLLTKSPAVETAAKPAAEVAAAAPIVSGADVAPAVPHA is encoded by the coding sequence ATGAATTGGCTCACCAACGTCGTCCGGCCGAAGATCCGCAGCATCCTGCGCCGCGAAACGCCGGAGAATTTGTGGATCAAGTGCCCCGATTCCGGGCAGCTCGTGTTCTACAAGGACGTCGAGGCCAACCAGTTCGTAATTCCCGGCTCGAACTACCACATGCGCATGGGCGCGGTGGCGCGGCTGAAATCGATCTTCGACAACGAGACCTGGTTCGACGTGGCGTTGCCCGAGGTGACCGCCGATCCGCTGAAATTCCGCGACGAGCGCAAATATGCCGACCGCATCAAGGATGCCCGCGCCCGGACCGGGCTGAACGACGCCATCAAGGTCGGCTACGGCAAGCTCGAGGGCGCCGGCGTCGTGATCGCGGTGCAGGATTTCGATTTCATGGGCGGCTCGCTCGGCATGGCCGCCGGTGAAGCGATCGTGCGCGGGCTCGAGCTCGCGGTCGAGAAGAAATCGCCGTTCATCGTCTTTGCGGCCTCCGGCGGCGCCCGCATGCAGGAAGGCATCCTATCCCTGATGCAGATGCCGCGCACGACCGTCGGCGTGCAGATGCTGCGTGAGGTGAAACAGCCCTATATCGTGGTGCTGACCAATCCGACCACCGGCGGCGTCACCGCCTCCTATGCGATGCTGGGCGACGTGCAGATCGCCGAGCCCGGTGCGCTGATCGGCTTCGCCGGCGCCCGCGTCATCGAGCAGACCATCCGCGAGAAATTGCCGGAAGGGTTTCAGCGCGCGGAATACCTGAAAGACCACGGCATGGTCGACATGGTCGTGCACCGTCACGATCTGCGCCCGACTTTGGCGCGGCTCTGCCGGCTGCTGACGAAATCGCCGGCGGTCGAAACCGCCGCGAAGCCCGCAGCCGAGGTCGCCGCCGCGGCTCCGATCGTATCGGGCGCGGATGTGGCGCCGGCCGTACCTCACGCGTGA
- the trpA gene encoding tryptophan synthase subunit alpha has protein sequence MTTRIDARFAELKKQGRSAFITFLMAGDPDPATSLDIVKALPKAGADIIEIGMPFTDPMADGPAIQAAGLRALKAGMTLRKTLAMVREFRKGDNATPLVLMGYYNPIYIYGVDKFLVDAKSAGVDGLIIVDLPPEEDVELCLPAMQAGLNFIRLATPTTDDKRLPAVLANTSGFVYYVSITGITGSASANTAVVGEAVARIKRHTQLPVCVGFGIRTPEAARGIAENADGAVVGTALVDALAASLDAQGHATAKTVTAVADLVAALAQGVRGAKQAAE, from the coding sequence ATGACCACCCGCATCGACGCACGCTTTGCCGAGCTGAAGAAGCAAGGCCGCTCCGCCTTCATCACCTTCCTGATGGCCGGTGATCCCGATCCCGCGACCTCGCTCGATATCGTCAAGGCGCTGCCGAAGGCGGGAGCCGACATCATCGAGATCGGCATGCCCTTCACCGATCCGATGGCCGACGGCCCGGCGATCCAGGCGGCCGGCTTGCGCGCGCTGAAGGCCGGCATGACCCTGAGGAAAACGCTGGCGATGGTGCGCGAGTTTCGCAAAGGGGACAACGCGACGCCGCTGGTGCTGATGGGCTATTACAATCCGATCTATATCTACGGCGTCGATAAATTCCTGGTCGATGCGAAGTCCGCCGGGGTCGACGGCCTGATCATCGTCGATCTGCCGCCGGAGGAAGACGTCGAATTGTGCCTGCCGGCGATGCAGGCCGGGCTCAATTTCATCCGGCTGGCGACGCCTACCACCGACGACAAGCGGCTGCCCGCGGTGCTCGCGAATACGTCGGGCTTTGTCTATTACGTCTCGATCACCGGCATCACCGGCAGCGCCAGCGCCAATACCGCCGTGGTCGGCGAGGCGGTTGCCCGGATCAAGCGGCACACCCAATTGCCGGTTTGCGTCGGCTTCGGCATCCGGACCCCGGAAGCGGCGCGCGGCATCGCCGAGAACGCCGACGGCGCGGTGGTCGGCACCGCGCTGGTCGATGCCCTGGCCGCCAGCCTCGATGCCCAGGGCCACGCGACCGCGAAAACGGTGACCGCGGTGGCCGATCTCGTGGCAGCCCTGGCGCAGGGCGTGCGGGGAGCCAAACAGGCTGCGGAATAA